A single region of the Lathamus discolor isolate bLatDis1 chromosome 13, bLatDis1.hap1, whole genome shotgun sequence genome encodes:
- the LOC136021608 gene encoding beta-keratin-related protein, translating into MSCYSPCLPAACGPTPLANSCNEPCVLRCADSSVAIQPSPVLVTLPGPILSSFPQSTAVGSSASAAVGSSLSAASVPIASGGSLGLGGYGWAGLGRGLCGALGRGNLLC; encoded by the coding sequence ATGTCGTGCTACAGCCCGTGCCTGCCCGCTGCCTGCGGCCCAACCCCGCTCGCCAACAGCTGCAACGAGCCGTGCGTCCTGCGCTGCGCCGACTCCAGCGTTGCCATCCAGCCCTCGCCAGTGCTGGTGACACTGCCGGGCCcgatcctcagctccttcccgcAGAGCACAGCCGTGGGCTCCAGCGCCTCGGCTGCCGTGGGCAGCTCTCTCAGCGCTGCCAGCGTGCCCATTGCTTCTGGgggctccctggggctggggggctatggctgggcagggctgggccgGGGGCTCTGCGGGGCTCTGGGACGTGGCAATCTCTTATGCTGA
- the LOC136021513 gene encoding beta-keratin-related protein, giving the protein MSCYSPCLPAACGPTPLANSCNEPCVLRCADSSVAIQPSPVLVTLPGPILSSFPQSTAVGSSASAAVGSSLSAASVPIASGGSLGLGGYGWAGLGRGLCGALGRGNLLC; this is encoded by the coding sequence ATGTCGTGCTACAGCCCGTGCCTGCCCGCTGCCTGCGGCCCAACCCCGCTCGCCAACAGCTGCAACGAGCCGTGCGTCCTGCGCTGCGCCGACTCCAGCGTTGCCATCCAGCCCTCGCCAGTGCTGGTGACGCTGCCGGGCCcgatcctcagctccttcccgcAGAGCACAGCCGTGGGCTCCAGCGCCTCGGCTGCCGTGGGCAGCTCTCTCAGCGCTGCCAGCGTGCCCATCGCTTCTGGgggctccctggggctggggggctatggctgggcagggctgggccgGGGGCTCTGCGGGGCTCTGGGACGTGGCAATCTCTTATGCTGA